The sequence GGTATATGATCGGCAATCCAGATTTTTCTGAGGGCTTCATGTTCTTTTCTCAGCAGCAAAAACTTCATGACGACAGTAGCAATTACTATAGCAGCTAAGGCCACCGACAGATACTGAATAAAACCCCTCTCAAAGAGCAAGACGCCAACATAGGATTGTCTAATAGCTGGAATAATCCCAACTATTAGATACGTGACCAAAAAAATGGCTAGTGATGCTAGCGATAGGATAGCAAGATTAATGTCTAATTCCTGACGTTGGAGATCGGAAATGCGAGATTTTTTAGGTTTAAGGTTAAGCTTATTCATAAATTAGTGGTTAATTGTGGTTAATTGCTGCTTTGTGCCTATAAGCTCACGGTTTGTCCGCAATAGCTTAGAAGTTGGTTAAATTAACGTCATACCTTGGTTAGTTTAGTCTTTGACGGTGGGTATAAGTTGCTGGGCAATATCAATATATTTTATTTAGCTTTAGATATTAAAATAATTTACCTGAGTTAGATAGCACGTGCTTGGTCTACAACAAAATACTTTAGCTTTATTTCTCATACCAAATTTTGGTAAAAAAGCTGAAGATAATTGCTCATCTTACTCGCCATAAGAGAATTAATGAAAGCTAGATTTAAATAATTAGCCAAAAAAATATTGATTATTTATCAAAATTTTATAGACAGTATTCAACCAATAAAAAATCTACTTAAGGCGATGCCGAAGGCTAGGCGCGTCCTAAAGGATTAGCTCCTAACGTCGCGTCACGCGAAGCTAGTGCTAAAGCACTTGTCTCGCATAGTTGGAGATACCGCTACGCATATCCTTTAGGGGAGCCTAATCGCGGTTGTTAGTACAAAGCTTAAAAGTCTACATCTGCATATATATACGTAGATCCTCACTAGCCACTTTGAAGAATTGGAATGAGATTTAACTCGATCTAATATTTATTACAAAACTTAATATTTACTTAATAAAAGCGAGAATGCTCTTTTGAACCTTTTTTGAGCGATAGATTAGCGGGAAAATTAAATTTGTTTTTTAGGACTACAAAAACACTATTTTGGTCTTGGTAGCTTTGCTAGATAAGGTTATAAAAATTACAAGGCTTTTTTACTTAATCTCATTCAGTTGATGATTGAAAATTTTGGCAATATGATAGCGTTTGATCCTTAGAACAAGGACAATAAGCCGTTATTTTAATAGCTTGGAAAATTTTTAGTAGATAAAGAAAGATTGTAGAGGAAAACATATGTCATCGATCGTAGTAAATATTGATGTTGCCGATTTTAACGGTGAAGGATTAGATATTATTGGCTCAGAAAATGCAGACATTCTGTATGGCACTAATGATGGTGAACTAATCAAGGGTTTGGCTGGAAATGATTATCTTTCAGCTAGTGATGGAGATGATTTTGTTCTTGGTGGTGCTGACAACGATACTATCGGCGGTGGCGATGGTGACGACAGTATCCTGGGAGGAACAGGTGGCGATCTGATTTTTGCCTATACAGGTGATGATGTGGTTTATGCTGGTGATGGCAACGACATTATCCGTGGTGGTGAAGGTTCAGATATTCTATTTGGCGCCGAAGGCAAAGACATCTTTGTCTTTAACCTAGAAAACTTTGCCGATGGTTCAATGGATACGGTTGCTGATTTTGATATTGATGAAGATCAAATTTCTATTCAAGGTCTAACAGGGAACAACGAAGTGGGCTATGATACGGCTACTGGTATAGTTTCCGTCGATGGCGAAGAAATAATTAAATTTGAAGAGCTAGATGCTTCTGTAAATTCTACCGAAGATTTTGAATTACTCTAGAGCAAAATTGCGTTTAAGTTGCTAATTAAATCATCACTCTTTAATTAGCCATAAGCTAAATAGCAATGAAGTTTTGAAACGGCATATAATTGTGCCGTTTTTTAATTTTTAATTTATTTTGCGATCGCTATTTAAACATTTAAACAACTAGCTTTTAGATAATGAGTGGATATTCGTTACTAAAATATTTAGGCTACCAAATATTTTAATTATTTTTAAAGATATTAAGTTAGTGATTACTACTATTAATCTAAACTTCAATACAATTTAAGTATATTTACTATTGTTATCAGGCAAATTGATTGGTATTGTATAGGCTATAAATATTATTTAATTCAAATGCTAAGCAATTTTTTTAGTTTTATAACTTAAAGCATCGAATGACAAAGTATCGTTATACCTAATAATATTATTATCGCCCAAGTAACTATTTACTCCTCAATAAGTAATCTTATTACTCTAAGATTAGCTATTAACATCAAGCCAAAACTGTAGTGATAGATAAAAAACAAATTCACCGTCTTTTATTGAAAGATAGAGTGACGGATGCTCCGAATTCTTTAAATCTCAATTTAGCTCCAAATACGTCAAGTCCACAAGCCAAGTGGTCAACAAAAATGCCCCATAAATCTTTAGAGTCTGATTTGAGTAACTTAGGTTTGATCCATGTTTCTGCCGACGGCAACAGCATTAAACTGGAATCTCAGCCAAGTGAACAGTTTGTCTTATTGCCTCGTGTCCCTCAGACGAAGACAGATTCTTCACCTCCCGCAGAGATATCTGTTGCAGACGTTTATATTGGGCAAGCTTTACTGTATTTTGAGCAACAGCAATGGTCAGAAAGTATTGCAGCTTGCCAGGAAGCATTAAGAGTTCGCCCGAAAATGGCGACGGCGTATAAAATTTGGGGCAACTGTCTCCAGTGTTCGGGAAAAAGCGCTGAAGCAATTGGTATGTATGCAAAAGCTCTGGAAGCTAAAGCCGACATGGCAGAGATTTACTGTAACTTAGGCAGTATTTATGCCAGGCAAAAAAAATGGCAGCAGGCAATTGAACATTATCAGAAATCCAGCACCCTCGATCCTGATTTTGCGCTACCGTACCGCAACTTGGCTAGAGTTTGGAATGAACTGGGGGAATATAACAAGTCAGCAGACTGTTTTTTTAAGGCGATCGCTATTCAACCGAATATGCTGTCACCACAAAATCACTTTAATCTAGCCAATAATTTACTAGCAGAGGGAAATAGGCAGCAGGCGATCGCCTGTTATAAAAGTTGTTTAGATTTAGAGCCAAATTTTCTTAATGCCTATGCCAGGTTGGCTGATGCCTTGGAGCAAGATGGTCAGCAGGAAACTGCTTTGTATTATTATCAAAAGCTAGCTCAGTTACAAACAGAACCTAACCTGCCATCAGCTCAATCAAAATCCTTGCAGCAAATTAGCAGTTTGCTTAATCCTGGTTCGACCAAAGCAGGTGTTGCAAAGCCTCAGTCGCCAATGATGAGACTGCCTGAAAGCAAGGAAAATCAGCACCTACCTCAATTACAGTCAGCCAAAACCACTATCAAGGATAAGATCAAACTATATCTTCAAGCAGCATCTCAACAGCCCAATTCAGCATCGATTCGGTTTGAGTTAGGTCAATTATATTTTGAGCAGCAGCAGTGGTCAAAAGCAATTGTTTGTTACCAGCAAGCAACGAAACTCGCTCCTCAAGAAGCTCAGTACTATGTCCATTTAGGTAAAGCTTGGTCAAAAATCAATAATCATGAACAAGCCAATTTAGCCTACTATCAAGGTTTCAGCCTCAAACCCCAGGAAGCCTCAGCCAAGAATCACTATCTACTAGGAGATAAGCTGCTCCAGCAAAACAAAGTTGAACAAGCGATCGCCTGTTATCGCCGAGCTATAAGTAGCAAGCCCGACTGGATTGAAGCTTATTGGCGGCTGGGAGAAGTTTTAATTGCAATCGGCAACTATCAAGCAGCGGAGAATTATTGTCGACAGGCGCTAAAAATAAATCCGCATCAGAGTCGTAGTTATTTCTTATTAGGCAAAGTTTTTTATCAGCAGCAACAATGGCAATCTGCTTTAGCATGTTATCAAAAAGCAGTCGAGCTAGAGCCAAATAATGCAGACATCCAGCACAATTTAGGTGAAGTTTTTGCCCGTGAAGAACAATGGGACAAAGCTGTACAGGCTTATCGTCAAGCGATCGCTATTCAGCCCAAATATTCTTGGTCGCACAATAATTTAGGGGATGTGTTGCTCAAGCTAGAACAATGGCAGTCAGCTGCTAACTATTACCGTCAAGCAATTAAGCTTAAACCTGATTTTATATGGTCACATTACAACTTAGGAGAAGCTCTAGCTAAATTAGAACAGTGGGACGAAGCAGCCAAAGCATATCAAACCGCTCAAAAAATCGACCCCAATTTACCTGAGCCACGTCGGAAAATTGGCGAAATGTTATACTTGCGTAGTATAAAATCACGACAAGAAGCTCTTGCCTATTCGCTAGAGCAAATTGCTCAAGATCCAGATAATGTTGAACTTTATCATCAAGCAATCTCTTTAGATAAACAAAACCACCAACTATATCTGGGTTTGGGGAAGGCTTTATTAAAACAAAATAAATTAGATGAGGCGATCGTTATATATCAGGTTGGGTTAGGATTACAACCCCGTAATATTGAGTTGGCAATGGGTTTGAGTGAAATACTGGTGAAAAAAAATCCTGAACTAGATTTTCAGGATCTAGTTGTCAGGATTGCTAGAGGAGAAAAAACTGCCACCCTCTTATCTAAAGTAACTGTAACCAAGTCACAGAAGCTAGGAAAACATCAGTATTTGCTAGAGTTACCTAGTCACGATTCTCCCCAGGTTTCAATTATTATTGCTGTCTATAATCAGATTGACTACACATTTAAGTGTTTGTGTTCAATTGCCGAACATATTAGCTCAGAGCTAGCCATCGAAGTGATTGTGATTAACGACTGCTCTACCGATCAGACAGTCACAATCTTAGAACAGGTTAAAGGCTTAAAGCGCATCGACAACCCAGAAAACTTAGGTTTTATTCATAGTTGCAATCGAGGTATTGCGACAGCCAAAGGGGACTATATTTATTTCCTCAATAACGATACTGAATTAAGACCTCAAGCCCTAGAACAACTACTATTAATCTGTGAGCAAGATCCCCAAGTGGGAGCAGTTGGCTCAAAACTTATTTATCCCGATGGCAGCTTACAAGAAGCGGGAGGCATAATTTGGCAAGATGGTTCAGGCTGGAACTATGGCAGAAAAGCGAATGCTAATGCTCCCCAATATAATTATCTGCGGACTGTAGATTACTGTTCTGCTGCTAGTTTGCTGGTCAGAAAATCGGTGTTGACTGCTCTTAATGGCTTAGAAATCAATCTTGCCCCTGCCTATTATGAAGATACTAATCTTTGCTTTGCTATTCGTCATCAACTGGGATTAAAGGTGATGTATCAACCCAAATCCATAGTTGTCCATTATGAAGGGATAAGTTGCGGTACTGAATTAACAAAGAGCATCAAACGCTATCAGTCAGTAAATATGACTAAATTTAAGCAAAAATGGGCAGCAGAACTCGAAACATATCCTGTAAATGGAAGTTTGTCTGGAGTAGAAGCTGCAAGTAGAAGACATTTAGGCAACAAAACTATTTTAGTCATAGATATTTATGCTCCCTGCTACGATAAAGAATCAGGCGCACGTCGTCTTTGGCAGTTAATACAGGTATTTAAACAGCTTGATTTTCATGTGATCTTTTTGCCAGATAACGGGGCAAAAGAACAACCCTATGTCGAAATGCTTCAAGATTTAGCCGTTGAAGTAGTCTACACTGAGCCAGGATATGATAGAACTATTGAACAACAATTAGTGGAATTACTCCCTTTAGTTGATATCGCTTGGGTATGTCGTCCTCAGTTATATGAAAAATATGCCCCGTTAATTCGTCAGCATGACCAGATTAAGCTAATCTACGATACTGTAGACCTCCATTATCTTAGAATACAAAGATCTGTAGAGCTAGGCGACCAAAGCATTGAAAAGATGCGTTCTTGGATAAGGATGCAGTCGCGGGAATTAAGAGCTGCTCATGATGCCGATTTAACCATTACAGTAACTACGGTAGAACAAGAAATCTTACAACAGCAACAAATAGCCAATTTAGCAGTAGTTCCTAACCTACATCTTCCCTATGCAGAAGAAAAGCCCTCTTTCGCACAACGTCAGGGATTACTGTTTATTGGCAGTTATAACCATCCACCAAATATTGATGCAGTGTCTTGGTTGTGTGAGCAAATTATGCCTCTAGTTTGGTCACAACTACCAGAATTAACTCTTACTCTTTTGGGTAGCAATGTCACAGAGGAGGTTGCGGTTTTGTGCAAGGATAAACGTGTTTCTGTACCTGGTTATCTGGCTGACGTGACTCCCTATTTTCTGAATCATCGCTTATTTGTTGCCCCTTTAAGATACGGTGCAGGTATGAAAGGCAAAATTGGTCAGAGTTTAGAGTATGGCTTACCCATAGTTGCGACAACAATGGGGATTGAAGGCATGAATTTGACTCACGAGCAAAATGTCTTAGAAGCCAACGAAGCCCAGGAATTCGCGCAACAAATAATTAGATTGTATCAAGATGAAGGATTATGGAATAAATTAGCAGCTAATAGCGTAAGTGCGACCGCACCTTTTACTCCTGAAGAAATAAAAGAAAAATTACAGCAAATATTCAATAATCTTTATTTGTAATAATAAAAAAATATGTCTATTTTAAATAGATAAGTATTTTTGCGTAGATAAAACCAGGTTTTAAGTGAATTTAAGACAAGTAAAAAAAACAATAGCTATTGACATGCGCTTATTTTAAGATATAGTTATATATAATTTTAGAAACATTTTATAATATTTGTTTTGTTAATTAAATGATATCGATTTATTGTAAATATTTCACTCAAAACTATTGAACTCAAGTTATTTATTTAACCTAAATATATGGTATCTCTTAAGCCTCAAAAGAATGGGAAACAATTAAATAATTTTTCTTCCACTGAATGGTTAACTACTCAGGCAGTTACTAAACAGAAAGAAGGCAAATTAGAAGAAGCGATCGCTTTTTATTTAGAGATAATTGAATTAAATCCTAATCAACCAGCTTTTATTTATAATAGTGCAATTACTTTAATGCTTCAAACTCAACGCTTGGAGCAAGCACTAGAGCTAGGAAATCAAGCTTTACAAATTTATCCTCAATCCGAGCAAATTCAGCAGGTATTAAAAACATATCAAAATTCTTTAAATCAAAAAGTTCATAATTATCTTCAGATAGATAATAATTCTATATCTCAATTAGAAATAGAAAGACAAAAAAAAATAAGCCGACTGCATTTTGAAGGGCCTCAAAAATATAAAGCAAATGATTTAATTGGAGCTTTAAACTGTTATAAAGAGACTATTTCTTTAGATAAAAATTCACCTAAATGGGTTTATGGTAGTGCAATTGTCATTGCAACTAAATTAGGTCATATAGAAGAAGCTTTAGAAGTGGGAGAAAAGGCTTTAAGTTTATATCCAGATAGCGATGAAATACATCGTTCGATGGGAATTTTTTTTGAAGTTAAAGAAGAACTAGCTAGTAGTGTTAAACATTATCAAAAATCTCTGGAATTAAATCCCAAGCAACCAGACTGGGTTACTGTCAAACTTGCAGATCATCTTGAATCACTAAGCTTAGAAAAACATCGATTGAGAAATTTCCAAAAAACTGTAAAATTATCAAATAGTTCCACTCAAGTCAAACAACCTCTATCTCCACCATTAAGTCAGTCAGATGGCTCGGTTGATTTTTCTGTGATTAAAAGTGTTTCTACAGAAAAAAATCTGAAAGGAGCAGTAGTTTCTTGGGATATGAGTCATAATCCTGTTGGTAGAGCCTATCTACTAGCGGACATGGCAAAAATACACTTCAATGTTGAACTTATTGGCCCAATTTTTCCTTTTTATGGTAGCGAAATTTGGTCTCCTATTCAAAATCAGGATCTGGAAATGAATATCTTTCCTGCTTCGAGTTTTAAAGATTTTGTCCAGGGAGCAATTAAGCTGGCTAAAAGCAAAAAATATGATTTTGTCTATGTTAGTAAACCTCGTTTTCCTAGTTTATTTATTGGGATGCTAATTAAACACTATAGTCAGTGTCCTTTAATTTTAGATGTTGACGATCACGAACTATCGTTTTTCAAAAATAAACCCTTAGCCTCGTTTGACGACTTAATACAGTCTTCAAGAAATAATGATTGGTATAAACCTTACGGCGAGATTTGGACAAGATTTGCCGAAAGTTTGATTCCTACTGCTGATGCTCTTACTGTTTCCAACATTGCTTTACAGCAACGTTTTGGGGGAGTAATTGTCAGACATGCTCGCAATGAAAATATTTTTGATCCGCAATTATACAACCGTATTAATATTCGTCAACACTTTGGTTATCAAGATCGCGATCGTGTAATCTTATTTTTAGGAACACCTAGACCTCATAAAGGTGTATTTCGTATTGCTCAAGCATTAGAGAATCTTAACGATCCCCGTTTAGTTCTTTGTATTATCGGCACAATCACAGATAAACAAGTTGCTAATCAGTTTGCTAAATACAAAAATGCCAGAATCGATTTTCATGACAATCAACCCTGGGAAAAACTTCCAGAGTTAGTTTCGATGGCAGACTTGATTTGTATTTTGCAAGATCCTAATTCATTTATTGCAGATTATCAAATTCCAGCTAAATTAACCGATGCTATGGCAATGGGAGTGCCGACAATTGTTACTAAGGTACCACCTTTACAGGATTTGATAGTGAGTAAATCGGTAATTGCTGTTGATGATGAAAATTTAGAACAAGTGATTGAAAACTTTTTTCAAGATCCTAATAATAAGTTTTCCAAACACAGTCGTGAAAGATATAGTTTTATGACTGAATTTACTTATGGAGTCAACGCCGAACGGATTAAACAAACCCTGGCTATAGCTAAAAATAAACTTAAACCTTTTCCAGAAGTATATATAAAAGTATTCCAACTAATTGCTCAGGAAACTGGGATCGAAATTCTTAATCAGAAATCGTTAAATTCAATCAAAAGTTTTTCAACAAATAAAACCTCTGTTGCAATTAATAAAAACGAACCTTTTAATGTTTTGTTTTTCTGGAAGCAGAATGATTCAGACATTTATGGTCGTCGTCAAGATATGATTGCCAAGTATTTAGCCAAAAGCGATCGCATTAATAAAATTATTCATTTTGATGCACCTATATCTGCTGAAAAGCTGCAAGAAACAGTTCAGTATGGTCCTAAAGCTAAATTTAGTCAAAACAATTTAGTCTTTACTAATACTCTAGATAGATTTTTAGGATTAAAAGATACTAACAAAATACTTAAACGAACTTTTGTTTATTGTGATAAAAGTTCTAGCAAAAATTTTTTAGGTAAAACTTTACCTAAAAAATCAGATTATCCTGATTTTGTTAAAAAAGTTATTCAAGAAGCAGGAGTAGGACACAACACAGTAGCTTGGGTTTGTCCTGTTAACTTTGAATTTCCTGAATTGCATCAGGAATTAAATTTTGGCTGTGTAATTGCAGATATCATTGATGATCAAAGACAGTGGGATGTTAAGCCTCAATACTTTGAAAGATTATCAGCAAATTATCAGCAAATTTTATCAAAAGCCAACCTAGTTTTTACTAATTGTGAACCAGTACGACAATCATTCCTACCTTTTAATTCCGATATTGAAGTAGTTCCCAATGGTTCAGAAATTTTTTCTCATACTAAAGATTGGTTAAAACCAGAGTTTTTAAATACTTTACAAGGCCCAATTATTGGTTATGTTGGTAATTTATCAGACAGAATTGATATTGAATTACTAGAATACATAGCTACTCAAAATTCTGATTGGAATATAGTTTTAATTGGTTCTGCTCATGGAAGTTCGCAAATTTTTTCACTAGTGAAGTATGCCAATATTTTTCTTTTGGGAGTAAAATCATACGATGAGGCAACTAAATATATTAAAAATTTTGATGTAGCTATTATTCCTCATCTTGATAATAAGCTGACTAAAAATATGAATCCTCTTAAACTATATGTATATTTTGCTATTGGTGTTCCTATAGTAACTACTACTATCTCTAATATTGAAGAATTTGCAGGCAATATTTATGTTGCCTCAGACAAAGAAGATTTTAATCAAGGGATTAAAAAAATATTAAAAGGACAAGAAATCAAACCTAATACTGATAAAAGAAAACAAATTTTGGCAGATATTGATTGGGAAAATAGAGTTGATAAAATTTTAAATCGTATAGATAAATACTTTACTAAAAAAAGTATTTCTGAAGATGGTAATCGATTCTCAATTACTAATTTTTTACAATCTAGTGACAATATTATTAACTTAGAAAATACTGTCAAAACAACAGCAGACAAACTTACTTCTAAAACTAATATGTCATTATTAAATGTTAAAAAATCTCCAGAATCAAAAGAATTAACTGAATTTAGTTATGATGATTTTTGTAATTTATGTGGTGAAGAACAAACTTTTTACAAAAATAATAATTCTCTAAGGGAAGGATATCAATGCTGTAATTGTAAGTCTTCCTTGCGTTATCGTGGTCAAACAGACGCAATTATTAAAATTTTCGCTAAACCAAATATTACTTTACTTAAAGATTTGGCTCAAGATCGAAACTTCCAACAGCTATCCATCTATGAACCTGGGGTTATTGGTCCTTTCCGTAAATACTTTAAAAATTTTATCAATTATACAAATTCCTATTTTTGGTCTGATGTAACACCAGGTGATTACAGAGACGGACTTCAATGCCAGAATTTAGAAAGTTTAACTTATCAAAGCGATCTCTTTGATTTAGTTATTACTTCAGATATCATGGAACACGTAAGACATCCTTGGCAAGCTTTTCAAGAAATTTGGCGTGTCCTCAAACCAGGCGGCTATCATGTCTGTAGTATACCTGTCCAGTTACCAATGAGACAAGAAACTTTTTATCGGGTAGATACTGCTGGTGAGGAAGATATTCATTTAGTAGAAGCAAGATATCATTCTGCTCCCCTACCTCAAGGTGGCAGACAAGAATCTTTGGTATATGTAGATTTTGGCGAGGATCTAATTGAAGAGTTAGAAAAGAGGAATTATCAAGTTAGCATCCTTAGCCCTGATTATCAAACAAATTGCGATATTCATCGACTGATAACGTTTGTGTTCCAAAAGCCCAAATAATTGCTAAAGGCAGAATTAATTACACTTTGTGAAAAAGAATATAGAAGTCACAAAAAAGTTTGCTTTAAAAACTAGCTACCATCATATTACATATTTGTTTATTGATATGTCATAAGTGTTTGTTACGCGAAAAAAGCTGTGAATTTACATAGAAAATAATTTCACATTACTTAGTTAGAAAATACTTAATCAAAATAAAAAAGTTAATGATCATGAGTATGATTCAATGTCCTATTTGCCAATCTAATGATTTCATCGATTTCAATAATAGAAAAAAAGTTCGTTGTGTAAATTGCCTTTCTGTAGAGAGAACTAGACTTCTTTGGATGGTTTTAGAACGTCTTGAAGTTTTTAAGCCTGAAATGAGAATATTACACTTTGCTCCAGAATTCCCTCTAATCAGAAAATTTCGCTCTTTGTCAAAAGATTTATATCATCCTTGCGATTTAGATCCAAAACGTTACAACAGTAAATACTGTAAAATTTTTAAGATAGATATATGTGAAGATCTAAAAAAGATGCCTTCTGATTTATTTGATATAATAATTCATAATCATGTATTAGAACATATTTGCTGCTCTGTTGAAGATACTTTAATAGAATTAGAGAGAGTGACAAAAAAAGGAGGGCATCATTTTTTTACTGTTCCTTTCCGAGGCAATATTACTAGAGAAAATATATCATCTGATCTATCTGATGAACAAAGAAAGAAGCTTTTTGAACAAGAAGATCACGTCAGGCTTTTTGGGAAAGAAGATTTTCCTGACATGGTAAGAAAAATCTGGAAAAATTCTGAAGTAACCGTATCAATAAAAGATTTGTTTTCAGAAGAAGAAATAAAAGCTGCTTCTATTCCTTTAGAATCACTCAACTCAATCGACGCAAATACGATTTTTCATCATATTAAAAGTTAACTGTTCTTAATTGACACAAGTTAAGTGTCATTAATGATGATTTTAC is a genomic window of Pleurocapsa minor HA4230-MV1 containing:
- a CDS encoding glycosyltransferase, which gives rise to MVSLKPQKNGKQLNNFSSTEWLTTQAVTKQKEGKLEEAIAFYLEIIELNPNQPAFIYNSAITLMLQTQRLEQALELGNQALQIYPQSEQIQQVLKTYQNSLNQKVHNYLQIDNNSISQLEIERQKKISRLHFEGPQKYKANDLIGALNCYKETISLDKNSPKWVYGSAIVIATKLGHIEEALEVGEKALSLYPDSDEIHRSMGIFFEVKEELASSVKHYQKSLELNPKQPDWVTVKLADHLESLSLEKHRLRNFQKTVKLSNSSTQVKQPLSPPLSQSDGSVDFSVIKSVSTEKNLKGAVVSWDMSHNPVGRAYLLADMAKIHFNVELIGPIFPFYGSEIWSPIQNQDLEMNIFPASSFKDFVQGAIKLAKSKKYDFVYVSKPRFPSLFIGMLIKHYSQCPLILDVDDHELSFFKNKPLASFDDLIQSSRNNDWYKPYGEIWTRFAESLIPTADALTVSNIALQQRFGGVIVRHARNENIFDPQLYNRINIRQHFGYQDRDRVILFLGTPRPHKGVFRIAQALENLNDPRLVLCIIGTITDKQVANQFAKYKNARIDFHDNQPWEKLPELVSMADLICILQDPNSFIADYQIPAKLTDAMAMGVPTIVTKVPPLQDLIVSKSVIAVDDENLEQVIENFFQDPNNKFSKHSRERYSFMTEFTYGVNAERIKQTLAIAKNKLKPFPEVYIKVFQLIAQETGIEILNQKSLNSIKSFSTNKTSVAINKNEPFNVLFFWKQNDSDIYGRRQDMIAKYLAKSDRINKIIHFDAPISAEKLQETVQYGPKAKFSQNNLVFTNTLDRFLGLKDTNKILKRTFVYCDKSSSKNFLGKTLPKKSDYPDFVKKVIQEAGVGHNTVAWVCPVNFEFPELHQELNFGCVIADIIDDQRQWDVKPQYFERLSANYQQILSKANLVFTNCEPVRQSFLPFNSDIEVVPNGSEIFSHTKDWLKPEFLNTLQGPIIGYVGNLSDRIDIELLEYIATQNSDWNIVLIGSAHGSSQIFSLVKYANIFLLGVKSYDEATKYIKNFDVAIIPHLDNKLTKNMNPLKLYVYFAIGVPIVTTTISNIEEFAGNIYVASDKEDFNQGIKKILKGQEIKPNTDKRKQILADIDWENRVDKILNRIDKYFTKKSISEDGNRFSITNFLQSSDNIINLENTVKTTADKLTSKTNMSLLNVKKSPESKELTEFSYDDFCNLCGEEQTFYKNNNSLREGYQCCNCKSSLRYRGQTDAIIKIFAKPNITLLKDLAQDRNFQQLSIYEPGVIGPFRKYFKNFINYTNSYFWSDVTPGDYRDGLQCQNLESLTYQSDLFDLVITSDIMEHVRHPWQAFQEIWRVLKPGGYHVCSIPVQLPMRQETFYRVDTAGEEDIHLVEARYHSAPLPQGGRQESLVYVDFGEDLIEELEKRNYQVSILSPDYQTNCDIHRLITFVFQKPK
- a CDS encoding class I SAM-dependent methyltransferase, coding for MSMIQCPICQSNDFIDFNNRKKVRCVNCLSVERTRLLWMVLERLEVFKPEMRILHFAPEFPLIRKFRSLSKDLYHPCDLDPKRYNSKYCKIFKIDICEDLKKMPSDLFDIIIHNHVLEHICCSVEDTLIELERVTKKGGHHFFTVPFRGNITRENISSDLSDEQRKKLFEQEDHVRLFGKEDFPDMVRKIWKNSEVTVSIKDLFSEEEIKAASIPLESLNSIDANTIFHHIKS
- a CDS encoding tetratricopeptide repeat protein gives rise to the protein MPHKSLESDLSNLGLIHVSADGNSIKLESQPSEQFVLLPRVPQTKTDSSPPAEISVADVYIGQALLYFEQQQWSESIAACQEALRVRPKMATAYKIWGNCLQCSGKSAEAIGMYAKALEAKADMAEIYCNLGSIYARQKKWQQAIEHYQKSSTLDPDFALPYRNLARVWNELGEYNKSADCFFKAIAIQPNMLSPQNHFNLANNLLAEGNRQQAIACYKSCLDLEPNFLNAYARLADALEQDGQQETALYYYQKLAQLQTEPNLPSAQSKSLQQISSLLNPGSTKAGVAKPQSPMMRLPESKENQHLPQLQSAKTTIKDKIKLYLQAASQQPNSASIRFELGQLYFEQQQWSKAIVCYQQATKLAPQEAQYYVHLGKAWSKINNHEQANLAYYQGFSLKPQEASAKNHYLLGDKLLQQNKVEQAIACYRRAISSKPDWIEAYWRLGEVLIAIGNYQAAENYCRQALKINPHQSRSYFLLGKVFYQQQQWQSALACYQKAVELEPNNADIQHNLGEVFAREEQWDKAVQAYRQAIAIQPKYSWSHNNLGDVLLKLEQWQSAANYYRQAIKLKPDFIWSHYNLGEALAKLEQWDEAAKAYQTAQKIDPNLPEPRRKIGEMLYLRSIKSRQEALAYSLEQIAQDPDNVELYHQAISLDKQNHQLYLGLGKALLKQNKLDEAIVIYQVGLGLQPRNIELAMGLSEILVKKNPELDFQDLVVRIARGEKTATLLSKVTVTKSQKLGKHQYLLELPSHDSPQVSIIIAVYNQIDYTFKCLCSIAEHISSELAIEVIVINDCSTDQTVTILEQVKGLKRIDNPENLGFIHSCNRGIATAKGDYIYFLNNDTELRPQALEQLLLICEQDPQVGAVGSKLIYPDGSLQEAGGIIWQDGSGWNYGRKANANAPQYNYLRTVDYCSAASLLVRKSVLTALNGLEINLAPAYYEDTNLCFAIRHQLGLKVMYQPKSIVVHYEGISCGTELTKSIKRYQSVNMTKFKQKWAAELETYPVNGSLSGVEAASRRHLGNKTILVIDIYAPCYDKESGARRLWQLIQVFKQLDFHVIFLPDNGAKEQPYVEMLQDLAVEVVYTEPGYDRTIEQQLVELLPLVDIAWVCRPQLYEKYAPLIRQHDQIKLIYDTVDLHYLRIQRSVELGDQSIEKMRSWIRMQSRELRAAHDADLTITVTTVEQEILQQQQIANLAVVPNLHLPYAEEKPSFAQRQGLLFIGSYNHPPNIDAVSWLCEQIMPLVWSQLPELTLTLLGSNVTEEVAVLCKDKRVSVPGYLADVTPYFLNHRLFVAPLRYGAGMKGKIGQSLEYGLPIVATTMGIEGMNLTHEQNVLEANEAQEFAQQIIRLYQDEGLWNKLAANSVSATAPFTPEEIKEKLQQIFNNLYL